In Fibrobacterota bacterium, the sequence GGCAACAAACGCCTCAAGTTCCGCGCGGATGGAAGGGACATATCGGGTCCTCCGGAAATGGCTTCGGTACGGGTCAAAATGCTCATCTAAGATAACCCGCGCAACCGAATGCGCGTGATCGAAAATGGGCTATTACTGCCAAGCCGGGTGGGGCCGCGGTTTCTCCGATTTGTCGGGGTTCAGTTTGCCCGGGCGGGCCCGGGATCAGGGAGGATGAGGAAAACCCCCGTCAGCTTCCCGTCTTTCAAGGTCAGGGATGCCCATTGGGAGGTGTCGGCGGAAGCCAGGCGCCGCCGGGCGTCATCCCGGAGCTTTCCTTTCGGATCCAGGAAGTCCTCCCGTTCTTCGTCGGCGAGATAGCCCAAGGCCTTCCCCCAATCGCGCTTCGAAACCGCTTGGAAAAAAGCCTCCGCGGCCCGCTTCAATTCCAACTCCGCCGCCTCCGCGCGGTTCGAATCCGGAACCACGGCGAAACCGGTATCGGGATCATCCTGCCGGTTCAAGCTGTCCGGTCGTCCCTGGGCCAACACCGGCAGCACGTCGGGGAGCCCGTAGATAAGTCCTTTGCGGACTTCGATAAGCGGATTGTTAAGCAGGGTCGCCCTCCGGATCGCGCGCACCCGGTCCCTGTATTCGGGTAGGATCCCCTCCGTCCCATCCGCCAGTTTAGCGCGATCTTCCGGGCCCAGATAGCCGGCGGCGGCCCGGTAGTCCCGTTTCGAAAGCGCCAGGGAAAAAGAGGTAAGGACGTCCAGACGCTCTTGCTGCGGGTCTGAAAACCGCGGGAAGGCGGAGGAAGAGCAGCCGACAAGACCGACCACCACTATCAGCGCAAGCGGTAAGCATGAACGCATAGCGACCCCCTCTATCCCGGTACGCCGGGGATGCGTCCGAGATTAGTTAATTTATTTAACTATTTAGGATTCCGCACGGTACTTTCGGCTCCCAGGGCTTTTTCCCGGAATTTGGTTTATTGTCCATATGGTTAATCCTATCTACCTTATCGCGCCTTGCTGATGTTCACCCGCATCCGGATCCGCATACTCGCGATCGTCCTCCTCGCCATCATACCCGCGATGGCCTTGATATGGTATTCCGCCAACGAACGCAAGGAACAGATGTCCCGGGAAGCCGAGCGCAATACCCTGCGATTGAGCCGCTTCCTGGCGAGCAACCTGGAAAGGGATTTGGCGGAGGGAGAGAGTTTCCTGGCCGCGGCGGCGGAAGCCTTGCGCGGCGATCATCTTTTGGCCGGAGGATGCTCGGAGGCGCTCCGAGGTTTCCTGGGCGATTCCTCAGTCTATGCCAACGTTGGCCTTTCCGGTCCGGACGGAAAAATCCTTTGCAGCGGCCGACCATCGGCTTCATTTCCGGGATTGGGAGCCCTGGAATGGTTCCATGGGGCGGATTCGGCCGACGATTTCTCGGTCGGGTTCGATTTCAACGGTGGCATAAGCCGTGCCCCGTCAATCGTATTGGTCCGACCCGTTTCCGCGGCACATGCGGATGGGAGGATCGGACAGGAGTACCTCTTCGCCGTCATGGAGCTCGATTGGCTGAACGAATTGGCGGAAGGCTCGCGTCTGCCTGCCGGATGGGCCATCTCGGTCGTTAACCGAAAAGGCGATGCGGTAGCGCGTTTTCCCGACCCCCAGAAATGGGTCGGCAAATCACGGCAGCCTGCCGACGGATTGCGAAACCTGACGGCCCCCGAAGGTACCCGGGTAACGCGGGGGATCGACGGCATCAAGAGGCTCTATGCCTACGCCAAGGTGCGGAGGAAAGGCGATCTCATGGTCAACGTCGGGGTGAGCCGGGAAGCCATCCTGGCGCCCGCCAACCGGGCGCTCCGCGATCAGCTCACGGCCCTCGGGATCGTCGGCATCCTGGCCGTCCTGGCTGCCTGGTTCGGATCGGACGTCTTCCTGCTCAAGCAAGTGCGGATGTTGATCAACGCCGCCAAGCAACTGGGGGCGGGGAATCTCGCCGCGCGCTCGGGGCTTTCCTACCATAGCGGCGAGCTCGGCGAGCTGGCCCGGGCCTTCGACGAAATGGCGGAGACGCTGGAATGGCGCAACGCCCAATTACGGGAATCGGAATTCTCCCTTCTCGCTCTCTTGAAACGCAAGCCGGAATCCGGGGCGAATCCAGAATGAATCCATCCGAGCGCCCGGAAATATTATTGATCACGGACGATGCCGCGGACGAGTCCAACGTTTCCCACATCCTGGGCAAGTACCAGTTCGCCAATTCGTTGGTTAAGCTGCATGGACCGGCGGAGGCGCTCAAGTACTTGGCGGCTCGGGAAGCGCCCGGGAAAAGCCTAGCGGATCCCGGGCCCGAATTGATCTTGATCGGGGTCCGGGAACCGGGTCCCTCCCGCCTTTCCTGGCTCAAGGAATGGCGGCGCGGCCCCTTGGCCGGGGTCCCCCTCATTTTTCTCGTGGACTCGACCGAAGCGGAAGCGGAGTTCCGAAAGCTGAATCTCCCGCTTTCGATTTGCGTAACCCGCCCCATCGGGTTTTTCAAACTTCTGGAAGCCATGCAAAAGCTTCGGATGCGGTGGGTAGTCCTGAAACCGTAGGGACGGCCGGTATCCGGAATCCGCGATGGCCGACCGGTTTCCGGTTCGGCCGGCCCATCATCCTTCCAGGCGGGACAACTCCCCGAAGAGGTCTTGCATGGCCGGCGCCAGGCCTCCCGCGGCGGCGATGGCCTTTAACGGCTTCGCGTAAATGGCATCCAATTCCATCGGCCTTCCCGCTTCGCGATCCAATTGCATGCTCGGCTTATAGGGGATCATCTTCTCCGTATCGGCCAACATGCGATCCCGGAAGCCGGCGGGCAGACGGCATCCGCAGGCCGCCGCGCCGTCAATCACCTCGTCCATCAAGATGGAAATGCGCTTCCGCGTGGAAGGATCCTTCAGCAAGGCCGAAGTATCCTTGCCGGTCAAGGCGCACATGCCGTTGAACGGGATATTCCATGCCAGCTTGCGCCAACGCGCATCGCGCCAATCCTCCAGCAGCTTCACGTCCACGCCCGCGGCCTGGAAATCCTCCGCGACGGCCCGCATCTCCGGCGTGACGCCTTCCGATCCCGAACCGAAGGCGGCCAGGCTTACCGCCCCGTAGTCGAGATGCTGGATCCATCCCGGCCCGGCCTTGCGCGAGCATAGGAAACACAAACCGCTGAGGACCTTGGCGGCGGGCGCGGCGGCGGAAACCTCCCGTTCGGGATCCAAGCCGTTCTGCAAGACCAAGGCGATGCCGCCGGGTTTAAGCGCGTATTTCAAGACGCCGGGCAGCAGGCCGTTGGCTGTGGTTTTCCAGGCGATCACCGCGACATCGGCAGGTTCCAAATCCTCCGCCCGGGACACGGCGTCCACCACCGGCAACCGGAAATCCCCCTTGGGCGAATCGACGCGAAGGCCATGGGCCCGCACCTGGGCGAAGTCGGTATTCACGAGGAACTGCACCTGGCGGCCGGCTTTCTGCAATAAGGCGCCGTAGTAGCCGCCTACGGCCCCGGTTCCCAGGATGGAATAGGTCAGGCCCAAGGCCCTGGAGGGATCAGAAGCCATGGAAAACCTCAGCCAAGCCGCCTCGGCAATGCGGAACCAGGGCAATGCCCGAAGCCCGAATCGGGGCCAAAGGCGCACAAAACCAGGGCGAACAAGGTAATTCCGGTGAAATTCGAGGGAGCGAAGCTAGGCTGCACTGGGAAAAATCTAGCATCTTTATTAACATTACCCGCTCTAATATCGGCCCGGCCGGCCGCGGTAAGCGGTAACGCCATCAGGGCTTAAGGAGTTCAGCCATGCCTCAGATCAAAGGAAAGCGCGTCGTCGTCACCCTCGAATGCACCGAGGCTCGCGCCGCCGGCTTGCCGCCTTCCCGCTACATGACCACCAAGAACAAGTCCAAGCAATCGGGCCGCCTCGAGAAGAAGAAGTACAATCCCTTCATGCGGAAGCATACGCTCCACCGCGAAGTGAAGTAAGGTCCCGCGGAGGACGCCCGTCCTCCGTTTGTCCGGAGTCTCCGCTGCGGATTCTCCGAAAGACTTTCTAGAGGTTCGAACCATCGCCCGGGGTCGGAACATGGCAACGCTCTTCACCCGCATCATCAAGGGGGAAATCCCCTCGGTCAAGATCCTCGAAGACGAACGTTACTTCGCCTTCCTCGACATCCGTCCCATCAACCCCGGCCACACGCTAGTCATCCCCAAGCTCGAAGTGGATTCGCTTTGGGAGGCGCCGGCGGATCTGTTGGCCGGCATGCTGCCCTTCGCCCAAAAGGTGGCCAAAGCCGTCCAAGCCGCCACGGGTTGCCTTCGCGTGGGCGTTCTGGTTGCCGGTTTCGAGGTGCCGCATGCGCATATCCATCTCGTGCCCATCGAAGGCGAAGGGGAATTGACCTTCAGCCGCGCGCGGCCCGCCAAACCCGAGGACCTCCAGGCCATTGGCCAAAAAATCCGGGAGCATTTGTGAACCCAAAGAATAACCAGCCCGGCGCGCAAGACGCGTTGGGCGGGATGCCCCAACGCCCGCGGCGCAACCGCAGGACGGCCTCCATCCGCGCCATGGTCCGGGAAACCGAACTCGCGCCCTCCCACTTCATCCTTCCGCTCTTCGTGCAGGAAGGCAAGGACCAGCGCACGCCCATCCGTTCCATGCCCGGCGTGGAGCGCCTGAGCCGGGATCTGATCATCAAGGAAGCCAAGCGCGCGCTTTCCCTCGGCATCGGTTCCGTGGCCCTTTTCCCCGTCATCGCCGAAGCCAAGAAGGATGCCAAGGCTTCCATTTCCGCATCCGACACGGGGCTCTTGCAGGAAACCGTCCGCGATCTGAAACAAAGCGTGCCCGAGATCACGGTGATCACCGACGTGGCCATGGACCCGTATTCGACCGATGGCCATGACGGCCTGGTACGGGACGGGCGCATCCTCAACGACGAGACCTTGCCCATCCTGGCGGCCATGGCCTTGGCCCAGGCCCGCGCCGGCGCCGATATCGTGGCCCCGTCGGACATGATGGACGGCCGCGTGGGGTATCTGCGCCGCGCCTTGGATGAAGCCGGCTTCACCGAAGTGGGCATCCTCGCCTATACGGCCAAGTACGCGTCTTCCTTTTACGGCCCGTTCCGCGAAGCCCTGGACTCGGCGCCCAAGCATGGCGACAAGAAGACCTACCAGATGGATCCGGCCAATCGGCGCGAAGCGCTGATCGAAGCGGAGCTGGACGTGCGCGAAGGCGCGGACATGGTGATGGTCAAGCCCGCCCTCCCCTATCTCGACGTGATCGCCGCCCTCAAGGCGGCCGTGAACGTGCCCATCGCCGCCTATCACGTGAGCGGCGAATACGCCATGATCAAGGCCGCCGGCCAATTGGGTTGGCTGGACGCGGAGGCCGCCATGCTGGAATCCCTGCTTTGCATCCGCCGGGCCGGCGCGGACGCGATCCTGACCTATGCCGCGATGGAAATCGCGCAACGCCTCAACGGCTGACGCCGCCCGTTCGCGGCGAACCGGTCATCCATTCATGATCAATTCGGCGTAAACCGGACAGGATCATGTCAAAGCGATCGGTCATCCTTCCAGACGACCTTTCTACCCGCACTGTGCTCATCGAATACGGCGTCGCATTTCCCGTCGCCAAGTCCGCCCAATCCGCCCGAGGGCGCGCAGATATACCGCTGGTTCGCGTCGAATAAAGAGTCGTATTGATCGCAACAATCCGAAGAAACCAGGTAGACCTTCGAACCGCCGTGATCGAATTCGATGATCTCGCGGGGCGGGTCGGCCACACGCTCGGCCTTGTATTGCGAGATCCGGCTTTCCACCCAAGCCGGCAGCGCCTCCGGATCGGATGAAGCTGAATCATCCGCGCAGGAGGATAAGAGTGGAACCAATCCGAGCAAGAAAATGAGTTTGCGTTTCACCAATCCACCTCGCTTTGTTGCCGGCGTCCGTTGCCGACTAGTCAGGTTTAAGTTAATGAGTGAGATCGTTGGTCAATCTTAAGCCGGTCGCGGAAATCGCTCTCAATTCCGGAGCGGGGCCGCGCGTGGCGCTGAACCCATTATTTATATTAGTCGCATGCTGACCGACCTCCATTTGCAAAAATACCTCGACGGGGAGCTTTCCGAGGAGGACGAGAAGGAACTCGAGGCGCGGCTGGAAAAGGATCCCGATCTGAAGGCCCGCCTGGAAGCCTTGGAAAACCAAAGCCAGGTGGTGGGTCAGCATGCCTGGCAGCGCTTCCGTAAGGGCCGGCGCTCCCGCCACGGCAGCCGCACGCGTTACACCACCATGCTTCCCGCCCTGTTGTTCCTGATCGTGGTGCTCTTGGTCGCCAAGCATTGGTTCGCGCGGCCAGGGGAGAATTCCACCTTCATCATGAGCGGGGGAAACGGGAAAAGCGTCGAAGTGCTGTACGATTCCCCGGCAGGTTGGCGCTATCTGGATAAGGACTACGCCGCCGGGGACAGCCTGACCCTCTCGGTCCGCGATACCGGCGCTTACCACGTGGCGGTGGAAGCCGTCTTCGGGACCGGCCAGGATGCCGAGGTGGTCGAGGCATGGCCGGATGCGCCCGAGCGCGTGTACGGCCAGCAAGGGAAGAAGCCCGTATTCCTGGCGGCCTCGCGGTCCGCGCCGGGCGTGGCTCCCGCGCAAATCGTTGTATTTTATGATGATAAACCGTTGCCGCCGTTGGGCGCCGCGCGCATTCTGGAAATCTTGTCTTCGCATGGTAACGAACGCGGCGGGATCGAATTCCACTATCAAGTTTTTTCCGCAGGCCGCTGATCATAAGAGGGTGTTGTACACCCCCTCTCACCTTTGGTAAAGTCACGCATCAGCGCGCGAAGCGCTTCCGGCGGCCATTGACGGCGCGGAAAGCGATTTGGTATCTTCAGCCAGCCCCTTTACTGCGCGTTTGGGCAGTAATCAAGCGGGGCCGGGCCGATTACAATGTCCGGGTCCTCCGCCTTAGCCGGCTGGGACCAAACGCATAGGGGATAGACCGAGAATGGCCAAGACCGCCGAGAAAGTCGCGAAAAAAGAGCCCAAAGGGGAATCCGGTACTGGCCGTTACGATGAAGACAGCATCAAGACGCTGGATTGGATCGAGCACATCCGCCTGCGGCCGGGCATGTACATCGGCAAGCTCGGCAACGGCTCTTCTCCGGACGACGGGATCTACGTGCTCTTCAAGGAGATCGTGGACAACTCCATCGACGAGTTCGTCATGGGGGCGGGAAAGCAGATCGATATCGCCATCGGGGAAGACGGTTCCTGCACGGTGCGCGACTTCGGGCGCGGCATTCCGCTCGGCAAGGTCGTCGATGTGGTCTCCAAAATCAATACCGGCGGCAAATACGACGGGGAGGCCTTCAAGAAATCGGTGGGCCTGAACGGCGTGGGTTCGAAGGCGGTGAACGCTCTGGCCTCGTGGTTCAAGGTGCAATCCTTCCGCGAGGGCCGCGTAAAGACCGCCGTCTTCGAGAAGGGCGTGCTCAAGCAAGAGGAAAAGGAAAAGCCCACTTCCGAACCCAACGGCACCTTGATCAGCTTCCTGCCCGATCCCGAGCTGTTCCCCAAATACAAATGGGCGGCGGAATTCCTGGAAGAGCGAATCTTGTACTACGTCTACTTGAATGCCGGCCTCACCATCAATTTCAACGGGCAGAAGTACCTGTCCAAGGCCGGGCTGCACGATCTGCTGACCCGGCACACCGACGACACCAAGCGCTACCCGATCATCCATTTTAAGGATTCGGACCTCGAGGCGGCCATCACCCACGACAATTCCTACGGCGAGCGCTATTACTCTTTCGTGAACGGCCAGTTCACGACGGAAGGCGGCACCCACCTGGCGGCCTTCAGGGAAGGCATCATCCGGGCCTGCAAGGACTTCTTCAAGAAGGAATTCGACGCTTCGGACATCCGCGCCAGCATCGTAGGCGCCATCTCGATCCGCATGCACGAGCCGGTGTTCGAATCCCAGACCAAGACCAAGCTGGGTTCGACCAACTACGACGAGAAGGGCAACTCGCTGCGCACCTGGATCGTCGATTTCGTGCGCAACAACC encodes:
- a CDS encoding HAMP domain-containing protein, with amino-acid sequence MLMFTRIRIRILAIVLLAIIPAMALIWYSANERKEQMSREAERNTLRLSRFLASNLERDLAEGESFLAAAAEALRGDHLLAGGCSEALRGFLGDSSVYANVGLSGPDGKILCSGRPSASFPGLGALEWFHGADSADDFSVGFDFNGGISRAPSIVLVRPVSAAHADGRIGQEYLFAVMELDWLNELAEGSRLPAGWAISVVNRKGDAVARFPDPQKWVGKSRQPADGLRNLTAPEGTRVTRGIDGIKRLYAYAKVRRKGDLMVNVGVSREAILAPANRALRDQLTALGIVGILAVLAAWFGSDVFLLKQVRMLINAAKQLGAGNLAARSGLSYHSGELGELARAFDEMAETLEWRNAQLRESEFSLLALLKRKPESGANPE
- a CDS encoding response regulator transcription factor — its product is MNPSERPEILLITDDAADESNVSHILGKYQFANSLVKLHGPAEALKYLAAREAPGKSLADPGPELILIGVREPGPSRLSWLKEWRRGPLAGVPLIFLVDSTEAEAEFRKLNLPLSICVTRPIGFFKLLEAMQKLRMRWVVLKP
- a CDS encoding 2-dehydropantoate 2-reductase; its protein translation is MASDPSRALGLTYSILGTGAVGGYYGALLQKAGRQVQFLVNTDFAQVRAHGLRVDSPKGDFRLPVVDAVSRAEDLEPADVAVIAWKTTANGLLPGVLKYALKPGGIALVLQNGLDPEREVSAAAPAAKVLSGLCFLCSRKAGPGWIQHLDYGAVSLAAFGSGSEGVTPEMRAVAEDFQAAGVDVKLLEDWRDARWRKLAWNIPFNGMCALTGKDTSALLKDPSTRKRISILMDEVIDGAAACGCRLPAGFRDRMLADTEKMIPYKPSMQLDREAGRPMELDAIYAKPLKAIAAAGGLAPAMQDLFGELSRLEG
- a CDS encoding HIT family protein, with translation MATLFTRIIKGEIPSVKILEDERYFAFLDIRPINPGHTLVIPKLEVDSLWEAPADLLAGMLPFAQKVAKAVQAATGCLRVGVLVAGFEVPHAHIHLVPIEGEGELTFSRARPAKPEDLQAIGQKIREHL
- the rpmG gene encoding 50S ribosomal protein L33 — translated: MPQIKGKRVVVTLECTEARAAGLPPSRYMTTKNKSKQSGRLEKKKYNPFMRKHTLHREVK
- a CDS encoding type IIA DNA topoisomerase subunit B translates to MAKTAEKVAKKEPKGESGTGRYDEDSIKTLDWIEHIRLRPGMYIGKLGNGSSPDDGIYVLFKEIVDNSIDEFVMGAGKQIDIAIGEDGSCTVRDFGRGIPLGKVVDVVSKINTGGKYDGEAFKKSVGLNGVGSKAVNALASWFKVQSFREGRVKTAVFEKGVLKQEEKEKPTSEPNGTLISFLPDPELFPKYKWAAEFLEERILYYVYLNAGLTINFNGQKYLSKAGLHDLLTRHTDDTKRYPIIHFKDSDLEAAITHDNSYGERYYSFVNGQFTTEGGTHLAAFREGIIRACKDFFKKEFDASDIRASIVGAISIRMHEPVFESQTKTKLGSTNYDEKGNSLRTWIVDFVRNNLEQYLHKNPETAKEMLAKIQQSERERKDMAGIRRLANERAKKASLHNKKLRDCNIHYNTTHKKREDSSLFITEGDSASGSITKARDVNSQAVFSLKGKPLNCYGMTKKVVYENEEFNLLQHALNIEEGIEELRYNRVIVATDADVDGAHIRLLLLTFFLQFFPELISRGHVYVLQTPLFRVRNKKETNYCYSEAEKENALKKLGRNAEITRFKGLGEISPDEFAGFIGKDIRLEPVILHGDTKVHEILEYFMGKNTPMRRDFIMENLKIEEDVVEDAEALVASRANELAAEQSKEE
- the hemB gene encoding porphobilinogen synthase gives rise to the protein MPQRPRRNRRTASIRAMVRETELAPSHFILPLFVQEGKDQRTPIRSMPGVERLSRDLIIKEAKRALSLGIGSVALFPVIAEAKKDAKASISASDTGLLQETVRDLKQSVPEITVITDVAMDPYSTDGHDGLVRDGRILNDETLPILAAMALAQARAGADIVAPSDMMDGRVGYLRRALDEAGFTEVGILAYTAKYASSFYGPFREALDSAPKHGDKKTYQMDPANRREALIEAELDVREGADMVMVKPALPYLDVIAALKAAVNVPIAAYHVSGEYAMIKAAGQLGWLDAEAAMLESLLCIRRAGADAILTYAAMEIAQRLNG